The Strix aluco isolate bStrAlu1 chromosome 18, bStrAlu1.hap1, whole genome shotgun sequence genome includes the window ATGCATCTTTCCTGTGAGTTGGCACATTATTTGAAATCATGTTTAATTataaagtttcattaaaaatcttTTGCTTAAAATTTTAGAAGCCTAATAAGATTTCCATTAATTTAAACATATCACTATTCCCACAACGGcccaaatgctttctttttcctctttcatccatggttaaatatgtaaataaaatgtcTAAAGTCATTCTtcaaagaagacaaaagaaaaaagagctgaGGGAAAAGACAGCCATAAAATTCCTCCCAATTCTCCATAACATTTGCCAGAGGGGGGCCAACTCCTAGCCAGGCCTAGCAGCAGGGGTGCCTGGCTGCTCCATAGAATCACACATCTCAAATCCcacacacaggagaaaaaaataaaataaaatatcttttcagcTGGAGCCATCAAAAGGCTCTTTTCATTTATTAGTTACAGAGGTATCTTCCAGTTGCTGATTTCTCAGCGCTCTCATTTTTCTATAATAATGTTCTATTTGTTAGTTTCACTGACTCAAGCTCCTTGAATGGGAGATACCCCTAGatagctctttaaaaataaagtaaaataaatgatcTAAAGCAGGATGTATTGGCTAAAATAATGGCTAGAAAAACAAGGCCGATTTAAATTGGCACATAAAAGATCAATTAAGAGAGATACAACTACAAAGGTTGGGggttcccccccccttttttttttcctttcatttgtatttctttttgcctcttaGGAGAAAAAGGTTGCCATCAGTGCTACAGTAGAAAACAGGCcatgttttatttcatgtattttttttaagattacttTAATGTGAATGGTAATATAATATACTTTTCAAAAATacttgttgggaaaaaaaaaaaagaaaaacaagctccCAAACAATCAAGTTGGACAAAACAAATATTGAATATGTTCATCTTATGCATTATTTAAATtctactttttattattatttaaattctactttttaaagtAGAATTTACTTGTCCCTTGTAAAAGCTTTCCCCACACTTCCCTGCTACCCCCAACTGAGTTCTCTAGAAGAGGAATCAGGATGCATACAAATACTAAGAAAACAGGCTTAGATTAATGAAGAATGGAAATGCCCcaacacacactctcacacacgtacatacacacagacacactaaaataaataaagctttttttttgcgCATAACACTGCCTGCTTTTGTAACATGCCCTAAGGAATCTAAAAGTGCCCAAGGAAAGGCCAGCCCTTAAGACCAATACTTTATAAGTATAATCTCCTCAATTCACTGAAAAGCCACAAAAAGGACtacagttttaaaacatttttatgatgGCTTTTACTTCTAGGCAAAAACTAGCCATATCTTCAGGGTTTTCAAAGACAAACATTAGCCCTGGTTTGTTGTCCTTGCTTGGATCCATTTCACCCTTATCACAATTGAGGAAGCCAACAGTTTCCTTTCTAGAGCCTGGTGGGGTATTAACTCTGACCCTGCGGGATTTGGTAGTTTCCAGGAGAATCCGTGTTCATTTCGATAAGAAACAGGCACTAATGGAGAGGAGCCCGGTTTGTGTGGGCGAGCATGAATGGAGAGAGAGATTTTCCTTCTTCATTAATATGTTCGCTAAAACTAAGCtcaaaggagggggggggggggaggaaaaaaaaaaaaaagtagagctAAAGAGCTAATCTTTTGACTTCTGATCACAGTCCtccttttcagtctgtaaaaTTGTGACTTATAGTTTGGCTTGGGATTTAACTTCCTCCTTCTAGCTCTGATAGACcaataagcaaaataaatctcAAAGCTTAACTTAAAAAGTAAACATAACTCACTTTAGAACGATCTCCGTCTCCAAAATCTGTAAGTATCTTTTCTATACTGGATGAAGTAACTTTCCCAAGGGTATGTCTCTAGTCCTCTTACGGTTtcttatttaaggaaaaaaaaaaaaatcaagctactTTTCGAGTGATGCCATACTGTGATTAAAACCATAATCAGGTACTTTTTCAGCAATCCTGCCTGTCCTGCTCATTTAGGAATTCGAGACAAAGCACGACATTTGGAAACAGCTGAGATTCCAGGCTGAAAGCAACCATATTTTATGACCCTGGCAGCGAAGAGTTTATAGCACTCGCCATAAAATGCATCCTCCTCCCCACATCCTCCCTGCTAAAGCATTGCCCCCCCTCCAataaaggcaggcagggaggcaccACCTTCAGCCTCTGATTAGGAGCCACGAAGTCTGAGGCACCCGCTCTCCCTGCTCCTAcctgagggagggagggaaggctgACGCCTTCTACAGAAAAGATCTTGTTAAACTTTCAAGGGAGGGCAacgggagggaaaggagaaaggaaggaaagacagaaggagagagaaacaaatgGGGCTTTTTCTAATCTGTGCTGATCAAGGAAAACCTGTAGGGGTCCTTAAGGAGGTTTCAAGGCGTTCCGAGTGATTGGAAAGTAATCACCGTGTCAGCTTCACCTTTCTCATGCAAAGTGGATGTCGTATGCAAGGCGGATCCTGCACAGGTTCtttttgattattattattttattttagccttGGACTCAACCGCCCCCTAAAAGCCCCAGCTGCTCCGGCCCCAGGAGCTCCCGCTAACGCGGGGGGAGCGGCGCCGGCAGAGCCACACACGAGCCAGCCCGGCTCTGCAAAGCGCGGAAGAGCCGACCTATTGCAAACCCAGACCAGAGGGCGGcgagaaggagggggggggattTTACAGGCCCCCCTCTTCAGTGGCTTAgatatttcctcctcctcctcctttattCTGCACTCGGATAAACCAATCCCCACCTCTCGGCAAGAAAGTACGGAGCTGTGCCCCGTCCTAGGGAGAGGAAAATCCCTGGAGAAACCCGCTGCACCAAAAAGCCGCCCGGGACATGTGCAAGTTGAAGCAGTGATCGCTCGGATCTGCCCAGACCCAAACTGCTCCGGCATCGCTCTGCCTGTGCTTCGAGGAAGCAGCGGCgcggaggaggaagaggaggaggaggaaggaagggtggTGGAAAGACGGATCGCAAAAGTGGAAGCCCGGGGAAAAGAAAGTTGCCGGGCTCCCCGCAGTAAGTTTTGCGCATCTGTGGGTTGGGGGTACTTTTCCTCTTCCCGGCTGttggcgccgccgcccgccccgctccctgcGCCGCCGGCGGGGCCGATGCGGAGCAGCGCGGGGCGCTgagcggggcgggcgctgcccgcggcTCGGCCCTGGCTATGTGACctgcgcgccgccgccccgctcccccgcgaAGGTCGGGGGCGATGCTGCCCCGGGCAGGAGCTGGGCGGCCGCTGAAGtgacccccacacacccccccgccccgcccggccccggcgcccgcGGAGGGAGCCGCGCTCCGGCCGGACGCGTGGCCACCACAATGGGGCCGGCGACCGGGAACTTGGTCCGGACTCTGGTGGTGCTGTGCGGGCTGACCTGCTTCTGCACCAGGATAAGCTCCATAGACATTGACCGCCCCGGGGACGGGAGGTGCCAGCCGATAGAAATCCCCATGTGCAAGGATATAGGGTACAACATGACGAGGATGCCCAACCTGATGGGACATGAAAACCAACGGGAAGCTGCCATTCAGCTCCACGAGTTTGCCCCCTTGGTGGAGTATGGTTGCCACAGCCATCTGAAatttttcctctgctccctctATGCCCCGATGTGCACAGAGCAGGTTTCTACACCAATCCCAGCCTGCAAGGTTATGTGTGAGCAGGCGAGGCTGAAATGCTCTCCGATTATGGAGCAGTTCAATTTTAAATGGCCAGACTCCCTAAACTGCAGCAAGCTGCCCAACAAGAACGACCCCAATTTCCTGTGCATGGAAGCCCCCAACAACGGATCCGATGAGCCACCCAGAGGATCCAGCATGCTGCCACCCATGTTTCGTCCACAGCGGCCCAGCAGTGGCCACGACCTGCAGCAGCATAAGGACAGCCTCAGCAGAACCTCCTGTGAAAATCCTGGCAAGTTCCACCGTGTGGAAAAAAGTGCTTCCTGTGCGCCGCTCTGCACTCCGGGGGTTGATGTTTACTGGAGCAAGGATGACAAACAATTTGCTGTCATTTGGATTGCCATCTGGTCCATTCTGTGCTTCTTCTCCAGTGCTTTTACTGTACTCACTTTTCTGATAGATCCTCAGCGTTTCAAGTACCCCGAGAGGCCCATTATCTTCCTCTCGATGTGCTACTGCGTCTACTCAGTGGGGTACATTATTCGCCTCTTTTCAGGTGCTGAAAGTATTGCCTGTGATAGGGACAGCGGCCAACTCTATGTCATCCAGGAAGGACTGGAAAGCACTGGCTGCACCATTGTGTTCCTGGTTCTGTATTACTTTGGTATGGCAAGTTCCTTGTGGTGGGTAATCTTGACTTTAACTTGGTTCCTAGCAGCTGGGAAGAAATGGGGGCATGAAGCAATTGAAGCAAACAGTAGCTACTTCCATTTGGCAGCATGGGCCATTCCAGCTGTGAAGACCATAATGATCCTAGTTATGAGAAGGGTGGCTGGAGATGAGCTGACAGGGTTGTGCTATGTTGGAAGCATGGATGTGAATGCCTTGACTGGGTTTGTACTCATTCCTTTGGCTTGTTATCTAATCATTGGcacttctttcattctttctggttttgtggcCCTTTTTCATATCAGGAGGGTGATGAAAACAGGTGGAGAAAATACTGACAAGTTGGAGAAGCTTATGGTCAGGATTGGTGTCTTCTCAGTCTTGTATACAGTGCCTGCAACTTGTGTGATAGCTTGCTATTTTTATGAAAGACTTAATATGGATTATTGGAAAATTGTGGCAACTCAACAGAAATGCAAGATGAACAATCAGACTAAAAATTTAGACTGCATGATGAATAACTCTATTCCAGCAGTAGAAATTTTTATGGTCAAAATTTTTATGTTATTAGTTGTGGGCATTACTAGTGGTATGTGGATCTGGACTTCCAAGACTCTTCAGTCCTGGCAAAATGTTTGTAGTCGAAGATTAAAGAAGAGAAGTAGGAGAAAACCTGCAAGTGTTATTACAAGTAGCGGAATCTACAAAAAACCTCAACATCCACAGAAAACTCACCTTGCAAAATATGAATCAACATTACAACCACCCACTTGTGTGTGACCAGGTTTTAGAAAAGACTATATATCTCACCTTACAGACTTACAAACGTCCACAGTAGCagtcagaaattaaaaaataagtggTGCTTTTTTTGTCAGAACAGTTTAATATCTCAAGGCAAAAAATGTATCATGCTGAATTCAGGACCTGGTGAATAACTGAAGGTAAATGTACTTGAGGAAaggttttcagtgaaagaaatattGTGAATTAAAACAGTCTCTTCTGTTACTAATTTGTAGTTAAGTACTTCATCCAACCctcagatttattaaaaaaaaaaacaccaaccaaacaacaccctatttaactttttttgtgtAGCTGAGCTGGATTTCCTACAGGTTTCTGAGTAACAAGGTATAGTCAAGTTTTATGGAGCAATGGTTTGATTTTAGAAGTGCCCAAGTGAGCATTGTCTCTTTAGGGAAACTAAGGTCCCAAAGAGGCCTATCCTCAGTAAGTATGCTATCTGTGAAAGAAACTTCCATgctaactttggaaaaaaaaaaaaaaaaaaaaaagagagagaaatcctTTACAACTCATCTCAGCCTAGTGGGTTTGGAATGCCTAAAAATAGGTTCAATCTATAATGCTCACCAATATTCTTTCACTAAAAGAGAAACTTCCTGCACCAGACACAAACTTTGTGAATAAGAATAATgtgcaatacattttttttcttaccatgaCATGAAAAGAGAAACAAGTATTTTGCTGTACATAAAGACAACAAAAGAAATCTCTTAACAAAAGAACTAAGAGGTCTAGTCCTCAGAAACCCTTTAGTGTTAcattttgtggctttttaatGGAAATCAAGCCAATGTTATACACGTTTGGACTgatttgtgcaaaaaaaaaggggggggggatcAATTCAAAGAGACCCAAAGGGCTTATTGACTCTTTCTATTGTTAAACAAATTCTCACTATGAATAGATCAAGAAGCACTAGATTCTGCAAAGGGAAGCTTTGTATAGAGTGATGCTCTTTACTGTGCTGGGGGTGCACAGTTTTGTGCTGTATATATTTGTAAtatacaattatttttcatgctccactattttattaaaaataaaatatgttctttagTTTGATAATTTTGTGTGTTctaaactttctctgatgtgctTTGTGGTTAATAAACTTGTTTTCTCAATTCTTTGATAAAAGCACTTTGAATATAATAGTTGTTATACTTGCCTGCAAGTATAAGCAGATAGAACAATAATTTACTCAAAAGAAATTGCAAGTTGGAATTAAATGGTTTTGAAGTTGCATCTTGCTGTGAGCCTCTGCAACTGAGAAAACTGAATGGGAAGAAGCTTTAGAGATGTAAAAAAGCTGCAGTGATGTAGAGTAGTACCATGTTTACAAAGCACTGAGATTACAACAATGATCCTTGGTTAACACCCCTTTAAAATTTGCATAGGGTATGTTCAGCATGTTAAAGATAGCTGGCTCACTTCAGTACGGTTTGAATACAATTCAGTCTCTacttttcagggattttttttcccctttaactgCTGAAAGTACCACTATTATTTGGGAAGAGACTTCGGGAAGATcgggggaagaagaggagaaatataAATACAGCATTTGAATACTACTGTAGGAAAGCTATATGATAAAGTTAAAattgtaaatacattttcaaaaagtttttAGTGGAGCATGATTTTGTATGAACCCGAAGTTTTCCATGCAGTTAACTAGCAGGCTGTGTGATCACCTGGTGAGATAGTAATATAACCTCACTTTCTCACACAGGCTGTTCTAGAAAACCCTTTATCAGGTATCTCATCACAGAAAGAAGTGAGGTCTTAATGGACTTTGGTAGAGTGAGGATCCTTGTGACAGTCATCTTGTGACTAGGAACTTTATAACAAAAGAATCTTTTTTAGCGGTCTAGTTTTTCAATTTATCTGTGCAGTGCGACAGATAAATTTTTGTCgtctttttaaatatttctagcAATGACTAGGAACTTGAATGACAAAAAATGATGTTTCAGGTATTATTAATCTTCATGTCTAAAATGCACATATGCAAatcagctttcaaaataaaatttatcttttGGGGGAAGAGGAAAtatctttttcctcctttgtgcCTATGTGCCACTGTTTGATACACAGCTTTCAGATGCCTTGGAAGTTAATCCTGTCAGAGCACACCCTGCTGGAGCCAAAGTAGGACATTGCACTAAAGAAATCCACTTCTGAAACTACTGAATTAATGCCTTTGCATCTGTATATATTTTAGTTAAGATCAATTACATTAGATCCTaagaaatacaaagttttaaaataacctgTGGATTGCAAATTGCTACAGGAATTCTTCAAATATGTGTTTTGTCATTATGTGTGTCACTGTGCCAGTAATGTATCTGCCTCACAAATTTTCTCTCTGATGTAAAGGTTAGTGCCGGTTTTACTAGCGGCAGATTTGTTTAGAGAATGGTTTCAGGCTTCACTCTAAAATACACTAGCCACTGAAATAAACATCTCACTATTTTTGTAGACTGTAGAAAATGATTTGCTTTCATTGTTGATCATGTATTTTTACAGTCTGTTACTAAGAttctggaagagaaaagaaatgaagaaagatgcTCAGCAGTGGCTGAATTCCTGCTGCCATTCTGAGTTTAAATCAGTTGTCAGCTTAGGCCCTTCATTGtcaccagagcagaactgcaaGTTCTATGAAAATGCCAAATATGAATGCTTGGCTAGATGCATCATGTTACAAACAGATTCTTGCTAAACTGTAAACTAAGTATTTAGATTTGATTTCAGCTTTGCag containing:
- the FZD10 gene encoding frizzled-10 encodes the protein MGPATGNLVRTLVVLCGLTCFCTRISSIDIDRPGDGRCQPIEIPMCKDIGYNMTRMPNLMGHENQREAAIQLHEFAPLVEYGCHSHLKFFLCSLYAPMCTEQVSTPIPACKVMCEQARLKCSPIMEQFNFKWPDSLNCSKLPNKNDPNFLCMEAPNNGSDEPPRGSSMLPPMFRPQRPSSGHDLQQHKDSLSRTSCENPGKFHRVEKSASCAPLCTPGVDVYWSKDDKQFAVIWIAIWSILCFFSSAFTVLTFLIDPQRFKYPERPIIFLSMCYCVYSVGYIIRLFSGAESIACDRDSGQLYVIQEGLESTGCTIVFLVLYYFGMASSLWWVILTLTWFLAAGKKWGHEAIEANSSYFHLAAWAIPAVKTIMILVMRRVAGDELTGLCYVGSMDVNALTGFVLIPLACYLIIGTSFILSGFVALFHIRRVMKTGGENTDKLEKLMVRIGVFSVLYTVPATCVIACYFYERLNMDYWKIVATQQKCKMNNQTKNLDCMMNNSIPAVEIFMVKIFMLLVVGITSGMWIWTSKTLQSWQNVCSRRLKKRSRRKPASVITSSGIYKKPQHPQKTHLAKYESTLQPPTCV